The Haloplanus sp. CK5-1 genome contains a region encoding:
- a CDS encoding proton-conducting transporter membrane subunit, with protein sequence MTDIASLRPALAVAVAAVAVVPILASARRPDVREGWTVLAAGGAFALVASMLPAALDGTVRVSHLGTLVAGVDLSLRADPLGLLFATVASLLWLVTSFYSIGYMRGLDEGDQTRYFAAFAASVAAALGVAFAANLVTLFVFYELLTVATYPLVTHDETAEARAAGRKYLAYTFGGGVAVLAGTILVATMTGTTGFTAGGIAGLVDADPVLARAAFVLLIGGFGVKAALMPLHSWLPDAMVAPTPVSGLLHAVAVVKSGVFGIARVVLDVYGVDLTGALGLGLPLAVVAAATLTLASVIALRQDNLKRRLAFSTVSQLSYIVLGIAILDPTSIVGGLLHIPAHAFMKLTLFFTAGAIHVETHTDDISDMAGIGKRMPLTMLAFGVAAAGMAGIPLVAGFVSKWYLLIGSVSAEQSVFAVVLLVSGVLNIAYFWPVFYQAFFEAEDEHDAKPLVEFPLGGETRSILPETPSPDSGAVTDGGHDDHDDHGHDEHGYDDAHDDAHDDHHGGPPAGGWERRGWLGGESTWFILGPILAAMTGAVLIGVIPETAVFLRLVDVVVEGATGVSVL encoded by the coding sequence ATGACCGACATCGCCTCCCTCAGACCGGCTCTGGCCGTCGCAGTCGCGGCGGTCGCCGTGGTACCGATCCTCGCCTCCGCCCGCCGACCGGACGTCCGCGAGGGCTGGACCGTCCTCGCGGCCGGCGGCGCGTTCGCGCTCGTGGCGAGCATGCTCCCCGCCGCCCTCGACGGGACCGTTCGCGTCTCCCACCTCGGGACGCTGGTCGCGGGCGTCGACCTCTCGCTGCGGGCCGACCCGCTCGGCCTCCTCTTCGCGACCGTCGCGAGCCTGCTGTGGCTCGTCACCAGTTTCTACAGCATCGGCTACATGCGGGGGCTCGACGAGGGCGATCAGACCCGCTACTTCGCCGCCTTCGCCGCGAGCGTCGCCGCCGCGCTCGGCGTCGCCTTCGCCGCAAACCTCGTCACCCTCTTCGTCTTCTACGAACTGCTGACCGTCGCCACGTATCCTTTGGTCACCCACGACGAGACGGCCGAGGCGCGGGCGGCCGGCCGGAAGTACCTCGCCTACACCTTCGGTGGCGGGGTCGCCGTCCTCGCGGGCACGATTCTGGTCGCCACGATGACCGGTACGACCGGCTTCACCGCGGGCGGCATCGCCGGCCTCGTCGACGCCGATCCCGTCCTCGCGCGGGCGGCGTTCGTCCTCCTGATCGGCGGGTTCGGCGTCAAGGCGGCGCTCATGCCGCTGCACTCGTGGCTCCCCGACGCGATGGTCGCGCCGACGCCCGTCTCCGGGCTGCTCCACGCCGTCGCCGTCGTCAAGAGCGGCGTCTTCGGCATCGCGCGGGTCGTCCTCGACGTGTACGGCGTCGACCTCACCGGTGCGCTGGGGTTGGGGCTCCCGCTGGCCGTCGTCGCCGCCGCCACGCTCACGCTCGCCAGCGTCATCGCGCTTCGACAGGACAACCTCAAGCGCCGGCTGGCGTTCTCGACGGTGAGCCAACTCTCCTACATCGTCCTCGGCATCGCCATCCTCGATCCCACCTCCATCGTCGGCGGCCTGCTGCACATCCCCGCCCACGCGTTCATGAAGCTCACCCTCTTTTTCACCGCGGGAGCCATCCACGTCGAGACCCACACCGACGACATCAGCGACATGGCGGGCATCGGCAAGCGGATGCCTCTGACCATGCTCGCGTTCGGCGTCGCCGCCGCGGGCATGGCCGGCATCCCGCTGGTCGCCGGATTCGTCAGCAAGTGGTACCTCCTGATCGGGAGCGTGAGCGCCGAACAGAGCGTCTTCGCCGTCGTCCTCCTCGTCTCGGGCGTCCTCAACATCGCGTACTTCTGGCCCGTCTTCTACCAGGCCTTCTTCGAGGCCGAGGACGAACACGACGCCAAACCGCTCGTGGAGTTCCCCCTCGGCGGCGAGACGCGGTCGATCCTCCCCGAGACGCCGTCGCCCGACTCCGGTGCCGTCACCGACGGCGGGCACGACGACCACGATGACCACGGACACGACGAGCACGGATACGACGACGCACACGACGACGCACACGACGACCACCACGGTGGCCCGCCCGCCGGCGGCTGGGAGCGCCGCGGGTGGCTCGGCGGTGAGAGCACGTGGTTCATACTCGGCCCCATTCTCGCGGCGATGACTGGCGCAGTCCTCATCGGCGTGATCCCCGAGACGGCGGTGTTCCTGCGCCTCGTCGACGTCGTCGTCGAAGGCGCGACGGGGGTGAGTGTCCTGTGA
- a CDS encoding proton-conducting transporter membrane subunit, producing the protein MIDTFVPLLVAVPLLGALLAVAAGLLDDRGPPVVAALTLLGQVGLAGWIGSRALLEGPLSNGVGGFVAPYGIELVVDGVSAVVVSLVAVVSLGVLFYAVDDDPGGTAFYTEYLLLVAGLSGMSVTGDVFNLYVFLEISGLATYALVASAGTGRSAVAALKYLLFGTVAASLYLLGVGYALIATGTLNMADLSVKLAQVGYDSPLVLASFGFIVVGLATKAALFPLHTWQPDAYNDAPDSVSALISALVSTVAAYALLRLLYTVYTPAFFEAVPVARDAIVAFAALSIVAGSVLAVVQSEVKRMLAYSSVSQYGLVVVGLAVGTPAAVFGAVVHLVGHAIMKGGLFVAAGTIDDLTGATTVDGYAGLADRFPFLGGASAVLMLAMVGVPPAVGFAGKWYIALGAVRAGTWPVAVVIFASTLLTLAYFALLIERMFVAPASPSVRAAADGGEGEGERPDRPSRVALALVVLAAVVAVVLGLVVTNLQIALEPTIDTLLAS; encoded by the coding sequence ATGATTGACACTTTCGTCCCGCTGCTGGTCGCGGTGCCGCTGCTCGGCGCGTTGCTCGCGGTGGCCGCCGGACTGCTGGACGACCGCGGTCCGCCGGTGGTGGCCGCGCTGACCCTCCTCGGTCAGGTCGGTCTCGCCGGCTGGATCGGATCGCGCGCGCTCCTCGAGGGGCCGCTCTCGAACGGCGTCGGCGGCTTCGTCGCGCCCTACGGGATCGAACTCGTCGTCGACGGGGTGTCGGCCGTCGTCGTCTCCCTCGTCGCCGTCGTCTCCCTCGGCGTCCTCTTCTACGCCGTCGACGACGACCCCGGCGGCACCGCCTTCTACACCGAGTACCTCCTCCTCGTGGCTGGACTCTCCGGCATGTCCGTCACCGGCGACGTGTTCAACCTCTACGTCTTCCTCGAGATCTCCGGACTCGCGACCTACGCCCTGGTCGCCAGTGCCGGCACGGGCCGATCCGCGGTGGCGGCGCTCAAGTACCTCCTCTTCGGCACCGTCGCCGCCTCCCTCTATCTGTTGGGCGTCGGCTACGCGCTGATCGCGACCGGGACGCTCAACATGGCCGACCTCTCGGTGAAACTGGCTCAGGTGGGGTACGACTCGCCGCTGGTGCTCGCCTCCTTTGGCTTCATCGTCGTCGGCCTCGCGACCAAAGCGGCGCTGTTCCCACTCCACACGTGGCAACCGGACGCCTACAACGACGCCCCCGACAGCGTGAGCGCGCTCATCTCCGCGCTCGTGTCGACGGTGGCCGCCTACGCCCTCCTGCGACTACTCTACACCGTCTACACGCCGGCCTTCTTCGAGGCCGTCCCCGTCGCCCGCGACGCCATCGTCGCCTTCGCGGCGCTGAGCATCGTCGCCGGAAGCGTCCTCGCGGTCGTCCAGTCCGAAGTCAAGCGGATGCTCGCCTACTCCTCGGTCTCGCAGTACGGCCTCGTGGTCGTCGGGCTCGCGGTCGGCACCCCCGCCGCGGTGTTCGGCGCGGTCGTCCACTTGGTCGGCCACGCGATCATGAAAGGCGGGCTGTTCGTCGCCGCCGGCACGATCGACGACCTGACCGGAGCCACGACCGTCGACGGGTACGCGGGCCTCGCCGACCGCTTCCCGTTCCTCGGGGGGGCGAGCGCCGTCCTCATGCTCGCGATGGTCGGCGTGCCGCCCGCCGTCGGCTTCGCCGGCAAGTGGTACATCGCGCTCGGGGCGGTGCGAGCGGGCACGTGGCCCGTCGCGGTCGTCATCTTCGCCTCGACGCTTTTGACGCTCGCGTACTTCGCGCTGCTGATCGAGCGAATGTTCGTCGCGCCGGCCTCGCCGAGCGTGCGCGCGGCGGCCGACGGCGGTGAAGGTGAGGGTGAGCGCCCGGATCGACCGAGCCGGGTCGCCCTCGCACTCGTCGTCCTCGCGGCGGTCGTCGCCGTCGTCCTCGGCCTCGTCGTCACGAACCTGCAGATAGCGCTGGAACCGACGATCGACACCCTTCTCGCCTCATGA
- a CDS encoding cation:proton antiporter subunit C, producing the protein MIDLVTTRYTYIVVVLLLAIGAYVMIESDNLVKKIIGLNVFQTGIFVFFITSAYHVNGRSPVVESGGGGGPFVSPLPHVLILTAIVVGVSLTAVALGLVVRIHDSYGTLNEDTLSEVLTDD; encoded by the coding sequence ATGATCGATCTCGTCACGACCAGATACACGTACATCGTCGTCGTTCTCCTCCTCGCCATCGGCGCCTACGTCATGATCGAGAGCGACAACTTGGTGAAGAAGATCATCGGGCTCAACGTCTTCCAGACGGGCATATTCGTCTTCTTCATCACGAGCGCCTACCACGTGAACGGGCGCTCGCCGGTCGTCGAGAGCGGCGGCGGCGGTGGCCCCTTCGTCTCCCCGCTCCCACACGTCCTGATCCTGACGGCCATCGTGGTCGGGGTGAGCCTCACCGCCGTCGCACTCGGCCTCGTCGTCCGCATCCACGACAGTTACGGCACCCTCAACGAGGACACCCTCTCGGAGGTGCTGACGGATGATTGA
- a CDS encoding MnhB domain-containing protein, protein MSGPDDPETTSGIDAATEQRVAPDSDGSGRVSRPATERPPYVESTIIMTTVRVIAPFVLTLGVFVMFHGASSAGGGFQGGVIAATTVVMLGFAFGIDPVADRLRNEHLGILLLAGVGTFLTIGFGGYLVGDNFLEVGGYESVMHHGTKYSIELVEVGIGVVVAGVITGLFFLLGTGINSVTVGAEEDTE, encoded by the coding sequence ATGAGTGGACCCGACGATCCAGAGACGACGAGTGGCATCGACGCGGCAACCGAACAGAGGGTCGCTCCCGACTCCGACGGATCCGGGCGCGTCTCCCGACCCGCCACGGAGCGCCCACCGTACGTCGAGAGCACGATCATCATGACGACCGTCCGGGTCATCGCCCCGTTCGTGTTGACCCTCGGCGTGTTCGTCATGTTCCACGGCGCGAGTTCCGCCGGCGGCGGCTTCCAGGGCGGCGTCATCGCCGCCACGACCGTCGTCATGCTGGGGTTCGCGTTCGGTATCGATCCCGTCGCCGACCGCCTGCGAAACGAGCATCTCGGGATCCTCCTCCTGGCGGGGGTGGGCACCTTCCTCACCATCGGGTTCGGCGGGTATCTCGTCGGCGACAACTTCCTCGAGGTCGGCGGCTACGAGAGCGTGATGCACCACGGGACCAAGTACAGCATCGAACTCGTCGAGGTCGGCATCGGCGTCGTCGTCGCCGGCGTCATCACCGGCCTCTTCTTCCTGCTCGGGACCGGCATCAACAGCGTCACGGTCGGCGCGGAGGAGGATACCGAATGA